In one window of Campylobacter coli DNA:
- a CDS encoding efflux RND transporter periplasmic adaptor subunit, which translates to MKVIVFLIFIFNLAFSEEIYASFNVEAAKQSKLALESMGLVEQIPVKIGQRVKKGELLLSLEQTSEKISLQNAQNSYKLALIEFENTQSKMKKFNAVENVIDKQSYEDMKAKFEAANLNLTKAKINVEYYKNILAKKELRAPYDAIVSNKFIQIGEGVGGVAQPLIEIFSYPQSKLVLSFDERYKDRVKIGDEFLYKIDQSNTEYKGKITLIYPSIEVKTRKIYAEVETQNLTPGLFGEGRIITRD; encoded by the coding sequence ATGAAAGTGATTGTATTTTTAATATTTATTTTTAATTTAGCTTTTAGTGAGGAAATTTACGCAAGTTTTAATGTAGAAGCTGCCAAGCAAAGCAAACTAGCCCTTGAAAGTATGGGTTTAGTAGAACAAATTCCTGTAAAGATCGGACAAAGGGTTAAAAAAGGAGAGCTTTTGCTTTCCCTCGAGCAAACAAGTGAAAAAATTTCATTGCAAAATGCACAAAATTCTTATAAACTTGCTCTTATAGAATTTGAAAATACTCAAAGTAAGATGAAAAAATTTAATGCAGTAGAAAATGTGATAGACAAACAAAGCTATGAGGATATGAAAGCTAAATTTGAAGCAGCAAATCTTAATTTAACCAAAGCAAAGATCAATGTAGAATATTATAAAAATATCTTAGCAAAAAAAGAATTACGCGCACCCTATGATGCCATAGTTTCAAATAAATTTATACAAATTGGAGAAGGAGTGGGCGGAGTAGCCCAACCCTTAATCGAAATTTTTTCATACCCACAAAGCAAGCTTGTTTTAAGCTTTGATGAGAGATATAAAGATCGAGTTAAAATAGGTGATGAATTTTTATACAAAATCGATCAAAGCAATACAGAATACAAAGGAAAAATCACTCTTATTTATCCAAGTATTGAAGTTAAAACAAGAAAAATTTATGCTGAAGTAGAGACACAAAATTTAACACCTGGGCTATTTGGCGAAGGTAGAATCATCACTAGAGATTAA
- a CDS encoding efflux RND transporter permease subunit encodes MFKLAINRPVTMLMFFLALMLFGMISALSMSVNLFPNVSIPLIKITSKVNGDLKFVESKITKEIENTLSEIDGVKTITSATYDNFSVSVVEFKLGKDLEVAANDVRDKIGTLSLPTKPEIEKISSDSGSAISLFVYSKDKLNLMREINDKIKPFLQRIDGVGKIEAKGFLEPQIRIELKPNELEKYNLNALEIANIIKNQNFKQALGELNNNQNNYIIKGYFEATNLEELANLRIKTGVFLSDIANISNLYEDEKQSAIYKNQEGVLLELGKITNFNTLKMIQNVKNALPNLEKQISNDISIEVLYDKSLNIHKHLSQVIFDMVLGIFLTLVIVFLFLRNLSATLIACIAIPTSIISTFFIIDLLGYDLNRLTFIALTLSIGIFIDDAIVVIENIAKKLKTYPPLQAAFLGISEIGFSVLSISIVLLCVFIPISYMNSIPGLFFNALGISVASGIVISFLVSVFLIPSLSARFLNPKESKFYEKTEAFFEKMEQKYENLLYKILKNKAKFILATLIFVALSFALATRIGLDFLPMEDDSEIQVLLESKKDLSLEAMKEKSLHLLEKIQMEENIAYAFLLLAYDDAKDSTKAKIYIKLKGLEERKLRQNAIVNLYRQKFQDEDLKIKILELPKIEGAGIDDPVQFLVLGEDLKSLKEAASRAKEILASNTRIVDINDNADMIKSEVALHINREKAKLLDVDPEYIAGILGYSFAQLSIGSMDRGNSKDDIILSFAPQFKKDIEALKRISIKNNKGLNLDLASVIDFTYSEDLKTINRYNKNRSVKITAGVNDLSLGAVQTLLLDNIDTILGENTNLNYTFSGFINLLDETVQGFIVAVILAFVLIYLVLAALYESFILPLIIMITMPLAFGGTSIGLFISGHNFSLFVLIAIILLFGMVGKNAILLVDVANKKCHEGLDPDEALLIAGKSRLRAILMTTFAMIFAMLPLALSRGAGYEANSPMAIAVIFGLISSTLLTLLVVPALFKFCFKLDTRLRKIYEREKIN; translated from the coding sequence ATGTTTAAACTAGCTATAAATCGACCTGTTACAATGCTAATGTTCTTTTTAGCTTTGATGCTTTTTGGGATGATTTCTGCTTTAAGTATGAGTGTAAATTTATTTCCTAATGTTTCCATACCGCTTATAAAAATCACAAGTAAAGTTAATGGGGATTTAAAATTTGTAGAATCTAAAATAACCAAAGAGATAGAAAATACCCTAAGTGAAATTGATGGAGTAAAAACTATCACCTCAGCGACATATGATAATTTTAGCGTAAGCGTTGTAGAGTTTAAACTAGGAAAAGATCTTGAAGTGGCTGCTAATGATGTGCGTGATAAAATCGGCACCCTAAGCCTACCCACCAAACCTGAAATCGAGAAAATCAGCTCTGATTCAGGTTCTGCTATTTCTCTTTTTGTATATTCTAAAGATAAATTAAATCTTATGCGCGAAATCAATGATAAAATCAAGCCTTTTTTACAAAGGATTGATGGGGTAGGAAAAATCGAAGCTAAGGGTTTTTTAGAGCCTCAAATTCGTATAGAATTAAAACCAAATGAACTTGAAAAATACAATCTTAACGCCTTAGAAATTGCCAATATTATCAAAAATCAAAATTTTAAACAAGCTTTAGGAGAGCTTAACAATAACCAAAATAACTATATCATCAAAGGCTATTTTGAAGCTACAAATTTAGAAGAACTTGCAAATCTCCGTATTAAAACAGGAGTTTTTTTAAGCGATATAGCCAATATCTCAAATCTCTATGAAGATGAAAAACAAAGTGCGATTTATAAAAACCAAGAAGGTGTGCTTTTAGAGTTAGGAAAAATCACAAATTTTAATACTCTTAAAATGATTCAAAATGTCAAAAACGCCTTGCCGAATTTAGAAAAACAAATTTCTAATGATATAAGTATAGAAGTGCTTTATGATAAAAGCCTAAATATCCACAAACACCTTTCTCAAGTTATTTTTGATATGGTTTTGGGAATTTTCCTTACTCTTGTAATTGTATTTTTATTTTTAAGAAATTTAAGTGCCACTTTAATTGCTTGCATAGCTATACCTACTTCTATCATCTCAACCTTTTTTATCATTGATCTTTTAGGCTATGATCTAAACCGCTTAACCTTTATCGCTCTTACTTTAAGCATAGGAATTTTTATCGATGATGCCATAGTTGTAATCGAAAATATCGCTAAAAAATTAAAGACTTATCCACCTTTGCAAGCTGCTTTTTTAGGCATTAGCGAAATAGGCTTTAGTGTTTTAAGTATCAGTATAGTTTTACTTTGCGTTTTTATACCTATTTCTTATATGAATTCTATTCCGGGTTTATTTTTTAATGCTTTGGGCATAAGTGTTGCAAGCGGTATAGTTATAAGTTTTTTAGTTTCAGTATTTTTAATCCCAAGTTTAAGTGCTAGATTTTTAAATCCAAAAGAAAGTAAATTTTATGAAAAAACAGAAGCATTTTTTGAAAAAATGGAACAAAAATACGAAAATTTACTTTATAAAATTTTGAAAAACAAGGCCAAATTTATCCTAGCTACTCTTATTTTTGTAGCTCTTTCTTTTGCTTTGGCTACGCGTATAGGGCTTGATTTTTTACCTATGGAAGATGATAGCGAAATTCAAGTTTTACTTGAAAGTAAAAAAGATTTAAGTTTAGAGGCCATGAAAGAAAAAAGTCTTCATTTGCTTGAAAAAATTCAAATGGAAGAAAATATAGCTTATGCTTTTTTGCTTTTAGCTTATGATGATGCTAAAGATAGCACAAAGGCTAAAATTTATATCAAGTTAAAAGGCTTAGAAGAAAGAAAACTAAGACAAAATGCCATTGTCAATTTATATCGGCAAAAATTCCAAGATGAGGATTTAAAAATCAAAATTCTAGAACTGCCTAAAATAGAAGGTGCGGGTATTGATGATCCTGTGCAATTCTTGGTTTTAGGAGAGGATTTAAAAAGCTTAAAAGAAGCAGCCTCGCGCGCTAAAGAAATTCTTGCAAGCAATACACGTATTGTAGATATTAATGATAATGCTGATATGATAAAATCCGAAGTGGCTCTACATATCAATAGAGAAAAAGCAAAGCTCTTAGATGTAGATCCTGAATACATAGCTGGAATTTTAGGATATTCTTTTGCACAACTTAGCATAGGAAGTATGGATAGAGGGAATTCAAAAGATGATATTATTTTAAGTTTTGCTCCACAATTTAAAAAAGATATAGAAGCTTTAAAGCGTATCAGTATTAAAAATAATAAGGGTTTAAATTTAGATCTTGCAAGCGTGATCGATTTTACTTATAGTGAGGATTTAAAAACTATCAATCGCTACAATAAAAATCGATCGGTTAAAATCACTGCAGGGGTAAATGATCTTTCTTTAGGAGCTGTTCAAACACTCTTGCTTGACAATATAGATACTATTTTAGGCGAAAATACAAACCTAAATTATACTTTTTCCGGCTTTATCAATCTTTTAGACGAAACCGTACAGGGCTTTATAGTAGCTGTTATTTTGGCTTTTGTTTTAATTTATCTTGTTTTAGCTGCACTGTATGAAAGCTTTATTTTACCTCTTATCATCATGATAACCATGCCTTTGGCTTTTGGCGGTACTTCCATAGGGCTTTTTATAAGCGGACATAATTTTTCACTTTTTGTTCTAATCGCCATTATCTTGCTTTTTGGAATGGTAGGTAAAAACGCCATCTTACTTGTAGATGTTGCCAATAAAAAATGCCACGAAGGCTTAGATCCTGACGAGGCTCTTTTAATAGCTGGAAAATCGCGCTTAAGAGCTATCTTGATGACTACATTTGCTATGATTTTTGCTATGCTACCTCTAGCCCTTTCAAGAGGGGCAGGATATGAGGCAAATTCACCTATGGCTATAGCTGTTATTTTTGGACTTATAAGCTCTACTTTACTTACCTTACTTGTAGTACCCGCACTTTTTAAATTCTGCTTTAAACTTGATACTAGATTA
- the mapA gene encoding outer membrane lipoprotein MapA: MNKKILFFIALALFLNACASKQNTFTQVNQLSKASECVPCESSSGFEAKIKGLLYVSDIGIQCCANKRTLDTGVALKKVYLHRFYDLKEEQKVLNANGQKLFVNLDFNAVFYVYLKQELEARGIIVLDDNKANSPYVTKIDLAFIGYSAKQDSLGLHSRLVGVLSLNDINRNKKFTLRTKQDVQGFENLKDISFYTHLLIKQMANKAASIISEL; this comes from the coding sequence ATGAATAAGAAAATTTTATTTTTTATAGCATTGGCTTTATTTTTAAATGCTTGTGCGAGCAAACAAAATACTTTTACTCAAGTAAATCAACTCTCTAAAGCTTCTGAGTGTGTTCCTTGCGAGAGTTCTAGTGGTTTTGAAGCAAAAATTAAAGGCCTTTTATATGTTAGCGATATTGGGATACAATGTTGTGCAAATAAAAGAACTTTAGATACAGGCGTAGCTTTAAAAAAAGTTTATTTGCATAGATTTTATGATTTAAAAGAAGAACAAAAAGTACTTAATGCCAATGGACAAAAATTATTTGTAAATCTTGATTTTAATGCTGTTTTCTATGTTTATTTAAAACAAGAGCTTGAAGCAAGAGGTATTATCGTCCTTGATGATAATAAAGCCAATTCTCCCTATGTAACTAAAATTGATCTTGCTTTTATTGGCTATAGTGCAAAACAAGATAGTTTGGGGCTGCATTCAAGACTTGTTGGAGTATTAAGCTTAAATGATATCAATAGAAATAAAAAATTCACCTTGCGTACTAAACAAGATGTTCAAGGTTTTGAAAATTTAAAAGATATCAGTTTTTACACACATTTACTTATTAAACAGATGGCAAATAAAGCAGCGAGTATAATCTCAGAGCTTTGA
- the lepA gene encoding translation elongation factor 4 has translation MSVKNIRNFSIIAHIDHGKSTLADRIISECGAISDRQMSSQVMDTMDIEKERGITIKAQSVRLNYKFNNENFILNLIDTPGHVDFSYEVSRSLASCEGALLVVDASQGVEAQTIANVYIALENNLEIIPVINKIDLPNADVEKVKHEIEHIIGIDCKEAICVSAKTGVGIKELIETIITKIPAPKTDDEAPTKALIYDSWFDNYLGALALVRIYEGSITKNDEVLVMSTEKKHIVQDLFYPHPLSPIKTQSLQSGEVGVVVLGLKTVGDVQVGDTITLVKNKAKEAIGGFEKAKAFVFAGLYPIETDKFEDLRDALDKLKLNDSSITYEPETSLALGFGFRVGFLGLLHMEVIKERLEREFNLDLIATAPTVTYEIYQTDGELIKIQNPSELPPVNKIDHIKEPYVKATIITPSEFLGNLITLLNRKRGVQVKMDYITPERVLLEYDVPLNEIVMDFYDKLKSLTKGYASFDYEPIEFRVGDLVKLDIKVAGENVDALSIIVPNEKAQSKGRELVSAMKEIVPRQLFEVAIQASIGNKIIARETVKSMGKNVTAKCYGGDITRKRKLLEKQKEGKKRMKAIGKVNLPQEAFLSVLKID, from the coding sequence TTGTCGGTAAAAAATATTAGAAATTTTTCCATTATAGCACATATTGATCATGGAAAATCAACGCTTGCAGATAGGATTATAAGTGAATGTGGAGCTATTAGCGATAGGCAAATGAGCTCACAAGTTATGGATACTATGGATATAGAAAAAGAACGCGGTATCACTATAAAAGCACAATCTGTGAGATTAAATTATAAATTTAATAATGAAAATTTTATTTTAAATCTTATAGACACTCCAGGCCATGTGGATTTTTCTTACGAAGTCAGTCGTTCTTTGGCAAGTTGTGAAGGAGCTTTGCTAGTAGTAGATGCAAGCCAAGGGGTTGAAGCTCAAACCATAGCTAATGTTTATATAGCTCTTGAAAACAATCTTGAAATTATTCCAGTGATTAATAAAATCGATTTGCCTAATGCAGATGTTGAAAAAGTAAAACACGAAATCGAGCATATTATAGGAATTGACTGCAAGGAAGCAATTTGCGTGAGCGCTAAAACAGGTGTGGGCATTAAAGAACTTATAGAGACTATTATCACTAAAATTCCGGCGCCCAAAACAGATGATGAAGCACCTACTAAAGCTTTGATTTATGATTCATGGTTTGACAATTATCTAGGAGCTTTGGCTTTGGTTAGAATTTATGAAGGAAGCATTACTAAAAATGATGAAGTTTTGGTAATGAGTACAGAAAAAAAACATATAGTTCAAGATCTTTTTTATCCTCATCCTTTAAGCCCTATTAAAACCCAATCTTTACAATCAGGTGAAGTAGGTGTTGTAGTGCTTGGGCTTAAAACCGTAGGCGATGTGCAAGTAGGTGATACTATAACCTTAGTAAAAAATAAAGCCAAAGAAGCCATAGGGGGATTTGAAAAGGCTAAGGCTTTTGTATTTGCGGGACTTTATCCTATAGAAACAGATAAATTTGAAGATTTAAGAGATGCTTTGGATAAATTAAAACTCAATGATAGCTCCATCACTTATGAGCCCGAAACTTCTTTGGCTTTAGGTTTTGGTTTTAGGGTAGGATTTTTAGGGCTTTTACACATGGAAGTGATTAAAGAAAGACTTGAAAGAGAATTTAATCTTGATTTAATCGCCACAGCACCAACTGTAACTTATGAGATTTATCAAACTGATGGAGAGCTTATAAAAATTCAAAATCCAAGCGAATTACCTCCGGTTAATAAGATTGATCATATCAAAGAACCTTATGTAAAAGCTACTATAATCACTCCTAGTGAATTTTTAGGAAATTTAATCACTCTTTTAAATCGAAAAAGGGGAGTGCAGGTTAAGATGGATTATATCACTCCTGAGCGCGTTTTATTAGAATATGATGTACCTTTAAATGAGATTGTGATGGATTTTTATGATAAATTAAAGTCTTTGACAAAAGGATATGCGAGCTTTGATTATGAGCCTATTGAATTTCGTGTAGGGGATTTGGTAAAACTTGATATTAAAGTAGCGGGTGAAAATGTCGATGCTTTAAGTATTATCGTGCCAAATGAAAAAGCACAAAGCAAGGGAAGAGAATTGGTGAGTGCTATGAAGGAAATAGTTCCTAGACAGCTTTTTGAAGTGGCTATTCAAGCAAGCATAGGCAATAAAATCATCGCAAGAGAAACGGTTAAGTCTATGGGTAAAAATGTAACCGCAAAATGCTATGGTGGGGATATTACTAGAAAAAGAAAGCTTTTGGAAAAACAAAAAGAGGGTAAAAAAAGAATGAAGGCTATAGGTAAGGTAAATTTGCCTCAAGAGGCATTTTTAAGTGTGCTTAAGATTGATTAA
- the cmeD gene encoding multidrug efflux RND transporter outer membrane subunit CmeD, whose protein sequence is MFKKYLTLIHKAIILVFLPLSLSASNLREFIALSQTNEQYLIKQMQSEQASLSRSQTFRNYLPSLSLNSAYIANNKDYFIINPKESLFAKLSLNLLLYDGGAREANLRALESKEKLSLLDKEQSKNYLALSAITLYFNTLSLEKILLANKQKVEFLRSTFERLQKFHDAGLSPKDELESIKAKYHLSLLELSQNELKLTSIQKEIRILSNTNFTPSGNAFLENPDQEKSQSYEVLIAKEQINLAKESVNLAKAEYFPKFYIQDNFGFYKNNYSPEIPVYYQNVADRFLQKYSQNNQFILGVEWKIFDFNARAKEVEKERLNVQIANANARLSERKNKEELNYIDQSLKVLKQQIYTLNLSLNAANLAFESVDKKYQAGLVSYVEYLQALEAKFKAQSDLELAHNEFEITKANYYFNAGIDLNSKVRE, encoded by the coding sequence ATGTTTAAAAAATATTTAACTCTTATCCACAAAGCTATAATTTTGGTTTTTTTACCCTTATCATTGTCTGCTTCAAATCTGCGCGAATTTATAGCACTAAGTCAAACCAATGAACAATATCTCATTAAACAAATGCAAAGCGAGCAAGCAAGTTTATCAAGAAGTCAAACTTTTAGAAATTATTTACCTAGCCTTAGTCTAAACTCAGCCTATATAGCAAACAATAAAGATTATTTTATCATCAATCCTAAAGAAAGTTTATTTGCCAAGCTTTCTCTTAATCTTTTGCTTTATGATGGAGGTGCTAGAGAAGCGAATTTAAGAGCCTTAGAAAGCAAAGAAAAACTAAGTCTTTTAGATAAAGAACAAAGTAAAAATTATCTTGCTCTAAGTGCTATAACACTTTATTTTAATACCCTAAGTCTTGAAAAAATTTTACTAGCCAATAAACAAAAGGTTGAATTTTTAAGATCTACTTTTGAAAGATTACAAAAATTTCATGATGCAGGACTAAGCCCTAAAGATGAACTTGAAAGCATTAAAGCTAAATATCATTTAAGTTTGTTAGAATTAAGCCAAAATGAATTAAAACTCACTAGTATACAAAAAGAAATTAGAATTCTTAGCAATACAAATTTTACTCCTAGTGGTAATGCTTTTTTAGAAAACCCCGATCAAGAAAAAAGTCAAAGTTATGAAGTGTTAATAGCAAAAGAGCAAATCAATCTAGCCAAAGAAAGCGTAAATTTAGCTAAAGCTGAATATTTTCCTAAATTTTATATCCAAGATAATTTTGGCTTTTATAAAAATAATTACAGTCCAGAAATTCCAGTATATTATCAAAATGTAGCTGATCGATTTTTACAAAAATATTCTCAAAATAATCAATTTATCTTAGGCGTAGAGTGGAAAATTTTTGACTTTAATGCAAGAGCCAAAGAAGTAGAAAAAGAACGCTTAAATGTTCAAATCGCTAATGCCAATGCAAGACTTAGTGAGCGTAAAAACAAAGAAGAATTAAATTATATTGATCAAAGCTTAAAAGTCTTAAAGCAACAAATTTATACTTTAAATTTGAGTCTAAATGCCGCAAATTTAGCTTTTGAGAGCGTGGATAAAAAATACCAAGCAGGACTTGTTTCTTATGTAGAATATTTACAAGCCTTAGAAGCCAAATTTAAAGCGCAAAGTGATTTGGAATTGGCCCATAATGAATTTGAAATTACTAAGGCAAATTATTATTTTAATGCCGGTATAGATCTTAACTCAAAGGTTAGAGAATGA